One region of Citrus sinensis cultivar Valencia sweet orange chromosome 6, DVS_A1.0, whole genome shotgun sequence genomic DNA includes:
- the LOC102626213 gene encoding phosphatidylinositol:ceramide inositolphosphotransferase 1 has product MTLYIGREASKLWKRICAETTTEINLLVDNWKYLLAGLVCQYIHGLAARGVHYLHRPGPTLQDLGFMLLPELGQDKAYMSETLFTFIFLSFFLWTFHPFILKSKKIYTVLVWCRVLSFLVFSQMLRILTFYSTQLPGPNYHCREGSKLATLPRPHSAVEVLFINFPRGVLYGCGDLIFSSHMIFTLVFVRTYQKYGTRRFIKQCGWLLAVIQSLLIIASRKHYTVDVVVAWYTVNLVVFFIDKKLPELPDRTSGNLPLLLPVSSKDKEARTKEENHKLLNGNSVDPADWRQRTQVNGKVLEDGNVHADNAMNGA; this is encoded by the exons aTGACGCTTTACATTGGTCGCGAAGCTTCAAAG CTATGGAAGAGAATTTGTGCAGAAACTACTACCGAAATCAACCTGCTCGTCGACAACTGGAAATACCTTCTCGCCGGTCTAGTCTGTCAG TACATACATGGTCTTGCAGCTCGAGGAGTTCATTATCTACATCGGCCCGGACCAACATTACAGGATCTTGGATTCATGCTTCTCCCG GAGCTCGGGCAAGATAAGGCCTACATGAGTGAGACTCTATTCACGTTCatctttttatcatttttcttg TGGACTTTCCATCCTTTTATCTTGAAGAGCAAAAAGATCTACACTGTCCTAGTATGGTGCAGGGTTCTATCATTTTTAGTT TTTTCTCAAATGCTCCGGATTCTCACATTCTATTCAACCCAGCTTCCCGGTCCAAACTATCATTGTCGTGAG GGCTCTAAGCTTGCTACATTGCCACGTCCACATAGTGCAGTTGAAGTCCTCTTCATTAACT TTCCGCGGGGTGTATTATATGGATGTGGtgatttgatattttcatCACACATGATCTTTACTTTAGTCTTTGTGCGCACTTATCAGAAATATGGCACACGAAG ATTTATAAAGCAGTGTGGTTGGTTGCTTGCGGTTATCCAGAGCCTCTTGATTATAGCATCTCGCAAACATTACACAGTTGACGTAGTTGTTGCTTG GTATACTGTTAATCTAGTGGTGTTCTTTATCGACAAAAAGTTGCCAG AACTGCCTGATCGAACCAGCGGAAATTTACCTCTGTTGTTGCCAGTAAGCAGCAAAGACAAGGAGGCTAGGACCAAAGAAGAGAATCACAAGCTCTTGAACGGGAACTCTGTAGACCCTGCAgattgg AGGCAGAGAACACAAGTCAATGGGAAGGTTCTGGAAGATGGAAATGTCCATGCTGATAATGCAATGAACGGTGCTTAG
- the LOC102626509 gene encoding serine/threonine-protein kinase BSK5-like isoform X2, which translates to MGGRCSKFSICWFHCHLKSSVLESSDLDSGGKNDRQTVPSFTEFSLQQLRTATCDFSPDNIVSEHGEKSPNIVYKGKLDNDRWVAVKRFSKFNWPDSRQFLEEAKAVGNLRSERLANLIGCCYEADERLLVAEFMPNETLAKHLFHWETQPMKWAMRLRVALYLAQALEYCSSKGRALYHDLNAYRILFDKDGNPRLSSFGLMKNSRDGKSYSTNLAFTPPEYMRTGRVTPESVVYSFGTMLLDLLSGKHIPPSHALDLIRSKNFLLLMDSALEGHFSNDEGTELVRLASRCLQSEARERPNAKSLVISLMSLQKEAEVPSYVLLGIQHETAPSTKPLSLTPLGEACSRLDLTAIHEILEGMGYKDDEGIANELSFQMWTSQMQETLNSKKHGDTAFRAKDFSTAIDCYTQFIDGGTMVSPTVYARRCLSYLMNDMPQEALGDAMQAQVVSPDWPTALYLQAACLFSLGMENDARETLKDGTNLEAKKNKN; encoded by the exons atggGGGGCCGTTGTTCCAAGTTTTCCATTTGCTGGTTCCACTGCCATCTCAAGTCTTCCGTCCTTGAATCCTCCGATCTCG ACAGTGGGGGCAAAAACGACCGGCAAACAGTTCCGAGTTTCACTGAGTTCAGCTTACAGCAACTGAGAACTGCCACGTGTGATTTCTCCCCCGACAACATAGTATCGGAACACGGTGAAAAATCTCCCAACATTGTTTACAAAGGGAAGCTCGATAATGACCGTTGGGTCGCCGTTAAACGGTTCAGCAAATTCAACTGGCCCGATTCTCGCCAATTCCTC GAGGAGGCAAAGGCAGTGGGGAATTTAAGGAGTGAGAGACTGGCGAATCTGATTGGTTGTTGCTATGAAGCCGATGAGAGATTGCTAGTCGCCGAGTTCATGCCGAATGAAACTCTTGCAAAACATCTCTTTCATT GGGAGACCCAGCCCATGAAATGGGCAATGAGGCTGAGGGTGGCACTCTATTTGGCACAAGCTCTAGAATATTGCAGCAGCAAAGGGAGAGCATTGTACCATGATCTCAATGCCTACAGAATCTTATTTGATAAG GATGGCAATCCCAGGCTTTCTTCCTTTGGCCTTATGAAAAATAGTAGAGACGgtaaaagttacagcactaACTTGGCTTTCACCCCACCCGAGTACATGAGAACAG GTAGAGTGACCCCGGAAAGTGTTGTGTACAGCTTTGGCACCATGTTGCTAGATCTTCTGAGCGGCAAACATATTCCCCCAAGCCAT GCACTTGATTTGATTCGTAGCAAGAATTTCTTATTGTTGATGGACTCTGCTCTGGAAGGCCATTTCTCAAATGATGAGGGAACCGAGTTAGTGCGGTTAGCTTCTCGTTGTCTGCAGTCTGAAGCTCGTGAGAGGCCAAATGCTAAGTCCCTTGTCATATCTCTCATGTCACTTCAGAAAGAAGCAGAG GTTCCATCATATGTTTTGTTGGGTATCCAGCATGAAACTGCACCTTCAACAAAACCACTGTCGTTGACACCTCTTGGTGAAGCTTGCTCAAGATTGGACCTTACTGCTATACATGAAATATTGGAGGGTATGGGATACAAGGATGATGAGGGCATTGCCAATGAG CTTTCTTTCCAAATGTGGACCAGTCAGATGCAGGAGACCTTGAATTCTAAGAAGCATGGAGATACAGCATTTCGAGCCAAGGACTTTTCAACTGCCATTGATTGCTACACACAA TTCATTGATGGGGGAACCATGGTTTCACCAACGGTGTATGCTAGGCGCTGCTTGTCCTACTTGATGAATGACATGCCACAAGAAGCTCTTGGCGATGCCATGCAAGCTCAGGTGGTGTCTCCTGATTGGCCTACTGCTTTATATCTTCAAGCAGCTTGCCTCTTTAGCCTTGGGATGGAGAATGATGCCCGAGAAACACTGAAAGATGGCACAAACTTGGAAgctaaaaagaacaaaaattaa
- the LOC102626509 gene encoding serine/threonine-protein kinase BSK5-like isoform X1 produces the protein MGGRCSKFSICWFHCHLKSSVLESSDLDSGGKNDRQTVPSFTEFSLQQLRTATCDFSPDNIVSEHGEKSPNIVYKGKLDNDRWVAVKRFSKFNWPDSRQFLEEAKAVGNLRSERLANLIGCCYEADERLLVAEFMPNETLAKHLFHWETQPMKWAMRLRVALYLAQALEYCSSKGRALYHDLNAYRILFDKDGNPRLSSFGLMKNSRDGKSYSTNLAFTPPEYMRTGRVTPESVVYSFGTMLLDLLSGKHIPPSHALDLIRSKNFLLLMDSALEGHFSNDEGTELVRLASRCLQSEARERPNAKSLVISLMSLQKEAEQVPSYVLLGIQHETAPSTKPLSLTPLGEACSRLDLTAIHEILEGMGYKDDEGIANELSFQMWTSQMQETLNSKKHGDTAFRAKDFSTAIDCYTQFIDGGTMVSPTVYARRCLSYLMNDMPQEALGDAMQAQVVSPDWPTALYLQAACLFSLGMENDARETLKDGTNLEAKKNKN, from the exons atggGGGGCCGTTGTTCCAAGTTTTCCATTTGCTGGTTCCACTGCCATCTCAAGTCTTCCGTCCTTGAATCCTCCGATCTCG ACAGTGGGGGCAAAAACGACCGGCAAACAGTTCCGAGTTTCACTGAGTTCAGCTTACAGCAACTGAGAACTGCCACGTGTGATTTCTCCCCCGACAACATAGTATCGGAACACGGTGAAAAATCTCCCAACATTGTTTACAAAGGGAAGCTCGATAATGACCGTTGGGTCGCCGTTAAACGGTTCAGCAAATTCAACTGGCCCGATTCTCGCCAATTCCTC GAGGAGGCAAAGGCAGTGGGGAATTTAAGGAGTGAGAGACTGGCGAATCTGATTGGTTGTTGCTATGAAGCCGATGAGAGATTGCTAGTCGCCGAGTTCATGCCGAATGAAACTCTTGCAAAACATCTCTTTCATT GGGAGACCCAGCCCATGAAATGGGCAATGAGGCTGAGGGTGGCACTCTATTTGGCACAAGCTCTAGAATATTGCAGCAGCAAAGGGAGAGCATTGTACCATGATCTCAATGCCTACAGAATCTTATTTGATAAG GATGGCAATCCCAGGCTTTCTTCCTTTGGCCTTATGAAAAATAGTAGAGACGgtaaaagttacagcactaACTTGGCTTTCACCCCACCCGAGTACATGAGAACAG GTAGAGTGACCCCGGAAAGTGTTGTGTACAGCTTTGGCACCATGTTGCTAGATCTTCTGAGCGGCAAACATATTCCCCCAAGCCAT GCACTTGATTTGATTCGTAGCAAGAATTTCTTATTGTTGATGGACTCTGCTCTGGAAGGCCATTTCTCAAATGATGAGGGAACCGAGTTAGTGCGGTTAGCTTCTCGTTGTCTGCAGTCTGAAGCTCGTGAGAGGCCAAATGCTAAGTCCCTTGTCATATCTCTCATGTCACTTCAGAAAGAAGCAGAG cagGTTCCATCATATGTTTTGTTGGGTATCCAGCATGAAACTGCACCTTCAACAAAACCACTGTCGTTGACACCTCTTGGTGAAGCTTGCTCAAGATTGGACCTTACTGCTATACATGAAATATTGGAGGGTATGGGATACAAGGATGATGAGGGCATTGCCAATGAG CTTTCTTTCCAAATGTGGACCAGTCAGATGCAGGAGACCTTGAATTCTAAGAAGCATGGAGATACAGCATTTCGAGCCAAGGACTTTTCAACTGCCATTGATTGCTACACACAA TTCATTGATGGGGGAACCATGGTTTCACCAACGGTGTATGCTAGGCGCTGCTTGTCCTACTTGATGAATGACATGCCACAAGAAGCTCTTGGCGATGCCATGCAAGCTCAGGTGGTGTCTCCTGATTGGCCTACTGCTTTATATCTTCAAGCAGCTTGCCTCTTTAGCCTTGGGATGGAGAATGATGCCCGAGAAACACTGAAAGATGGCACAAACTTGGAAgctaaaaagaacaaaaattaa
- the LOC102626997 gene encoding uncharacterized protein LOC102626997, producing MDIEQGSHHHRRSVAGSEVSVCFSDAEDGGSCYSQFYSTTGGSYDEYSFACVSDDQEMSLGGGDSRRVSSVSSSSSSDCSVEIESAVHEIEIKVHLATAAAATTTTTTNNNNRVEGERDCRICRICHLCLESNSHESGVPIQLGCSCKDDLAAAHKQCAEAWFKIRGNKTCEICNSIARNVAGATEIETAELSNEVNNANATSSISAAIGHGETRSIWHGHRFLNFLLACMVFAFVISWLFHFNMPSS from the exons ATGGATATAGAACAGGGCAGCCATCATCATCGCCGGTCTGTGGCCGGAAGTGAAGTCAGCGTGTGCTTCTCCGACGCCGAGGATGGTGGCTCGTGTTACTCTCAGTTTTACTCAACAACTGGTGGGTCGTATGATGAGTACAGTTTTGCTTGTGTTTCTGATGATCAAGAAATGAGCTTGGGCGGTGGTGATTCGAGGAGAGTGTCATCGGTTTCTTCATCGTCGTCGTCTGATTGTTCTGTGGAGATTGAGAGTGCAGttcatgaaattgaaataaaagtcCATTTGGctactgctgctgctgctactactactactactactaataataataatagagtgGAGGGTGAAAGAGATTGTAGGATTTGTAGGATTTGCCATCTATGTCTTGAGAGTAATAGCCATGAATCTGGGGTTCCAATTCAGTTGGGGTGCTCTTGCAAAGATGATTTGGCTGCTGCTCATAAACAGTGTGCTGAGGCCTGGTTCAAGATTAGAGGAAACAA GACCTGTGAGATTTGTAATTCTATCGCACGCAATGTTGCTGGAGCAACTGAGATTGAGACTGCCGAGCTCTCAAATGAAGTGAACAATGCCAATGCAACATCTTCAATCTCAGCTGCAATAGGCCATGGAGAGACTCGAAGCATCTGGCATGGCCACCGCTTCCTTAACTTTCTGCTTGCTTGCATGGTGTTTGCATTTGTCATATCATGGCTCTTTCACTTTAACATGCCCTCATCGTAG